The following proteins are encoded in a genomic region of Helicobacter macacae MIT 99-5501:
- a CDS encoding prephenate dehydrogenase: MQERKSVGIIGLGLIGGSMGLALREAGESKTSPIVFSRIFGYDTNPLHSQQALSLGLVDECVEFGEIEKCDVIFLATPLDAIIDTLGKLKNIKQDCTIIDLGGAKQKIIASISPQIRKNFVAAHPMSGTENSGPNAAIKGLFYNKIVIITDEEHSGQSQVALAKQIFISIGMRLIKMSATEHDKHTAYISHLPHIISFALANTVLAQEEPQNILALIGGGFKDMSRIAKSSPIMWRDVFAQNKENLLESIESFGKEMLYAESLIKNEKWEELIEWMSKANSLHKFM, encoded by the coding sequence ATGCAAGAGAGAAAATCCGTAGGAATCATCGGCTTAGGGCTTATCGGTGGCTCTATGGGGCTAGCCCTGCGTGAGGCTGGCGAGTCAAAAACTTCGCCGATTGTCTTTAGTCGTATTTTTGGCTATGATACCAATCCTTTGCACTCACAGCAGGCTTTGTCTTTGGGGCTTGTCGATGAGTGCGTGGAGTTTGGTGAGATTGAAAAATGCGATGTGATATTTTTGGCTACGCCACTTGATGCTATCATCGACACTCTAGGGAAGCTAAAAAACATAAAGCAAGATTGCACTATCATTGATTTGGGTGGGGCTAAGCAAAAAATCATCGCTTCTATCTCCCCGCAAATCCGCAAAAACTTTGTCGCAGCTCACCCGATGAGCGGGACAGAAAACTCTGGTCCAAATGCCGCGATAAAAGGGCTTTTTTACAACAAAATCGTAATCATCACAGATGAAGAGCACAGTGGGCAATCCCAAGTCGCCCTAGCCAAGCAAATCTTTATCTCCATAGGTATGCGACTAATCAAAATGAGTGCCACAGAGCACGATAAACACACCGCGTATATTTCTCATTTGCCTCATATCATTTCTTTTGCGCTTGCAAATACCGTGCTAGCCCAAGAAGAGCCACAAAATATCCTAGCCCTAATAGGTGGTGGGTTTAAAGATATGAGCAGAATCGCAAAAAGCTCGCCTATAATGTGGCGCGATGTGTTTGCCCAAAACAAAGAAAATCTGCTAGAATCCATAGAATCCTTTGGCAAAGAAATGCTATATGCAGAAAGCCTCATCAAAAATGAAAAGTGGGAAGAGTTAATAGAATGGATGAGCAAGGCAAATTCGTTGCATAAGTTTATGTGA